Proteins encoded by one window of Musa acuminata AAA Group cultivar baxijiao chromosome BXJ2-9, Cavendish_Baxijiao_AAA, whole genome shotgun sequence:
- the LOC103998875 gene encoding uncharacterized protein LOC103998875, giving the protein MAKMSPVAALMPCIARLSFLSLVFFVFFSSSLADSSGGDVASIQELLRGHGLPAGLLPKSVESFVHDSSSGLLEVRIDRPCYARYDDGLAYFDREVRGNLSYGALRGVVGWSQEELFLWLPVKGIVVTDPASGVILFDIGLARKRLALSTFEDPPDCLPEGEEALAGLGLFGRRGYQQQR; this is encoded by the coding sequence ATGGCCAAGATGTCACCTGTCGCCGccctcatgccttgtatagcccgCTTATCCTTTCTCTCCCTCGTCTTCTTCGttttcttttcctcctccttAGCGGATTCATCCGGCGGTGACGTCGCCTCCATCCAGGAACTCCTCCGCGGCCACGGCCTCCCTGCGGGGCTCCTCCCCAAGTCCGTGGAGTCCTTCGTCCACGACTCCTCCTCCGGCCTCCTCGAGGTCCGGATCGACCGCCCCTGTTACGCCCGTTACGACGACGGGCTCGCCTACTTCGATCGCGAGGTGCGCGGCAACCTCAGCTACGGGGCGCTCCGCGGAGTGGTCGGCTGGTCGCAGGAGGAGCTCTTCCTGTGGCTCCCCGTCAAGGGGATCGTAGTCACCGACCCGGCGTCGGGCGTCATCCTCTTCGACATCGGCCTCGCCCGCAAGCGACTCGCCCTCTCGACCTTCGAGGACCCGCCCGACTGCTTGCCGGAAGGAGAAGAAGCGTTGGCCGGTTTAG